In Papaver somniferum cultivar HN1 chromosome 1, ASM357369v1, whole genome shotgun sequence, a genomic segment contains:
- the LOC113291571 gene encoding pantothenate kinase 2-like has translation MAEGRRIQEDVPYLALDIGGSLIKLVYFSRSEQSPAEEDDANLIKALENTSHPVHGGWLHFVKFETREINQCLDFIKFKQLHCQVGTDPENKQTAAKVKVTGSGAHKFADLFMEKIGVTVEKEDEMDCLAVGANFLLKVFQNEAFTFIEGEKESVDIDENDLFPYLLVNIGSGVSIHKVTGDGTSEAVDGTRIGGIACWGLGRLLTKCKSFNEIVELSKYGSLKRIDLFVEDTFGDQKYVDKSNAPPDMNIGSFGKAISENRTLEDCKAEDISLSLLEMISQNIGQIASLNARIYGIQRIFFGGSFIKDNTCALETLSSSVHFQTNGEAKAMFLQHEGFVGAVGALMRYENKHGLLIKDESQNVDTTL, from the exons ATGGCTGAAGGAAGAAGAATTCAAGAGGATGTGCCATATTTGGCTCTTGACATTGGAG GATCACTAATCAAGCTCGTGTATTTCTCGAGAAGTGAGCAATCACCAGCAGAAGAAGATGATGCTAACTTGATAAAGGCTTTGGAAAATACAAGTCACCCTGTTCATGGCGGATGGCTTCATTTCGTAAAGTTTGAGACAAGGGAAATCAATCAATGTTTGGATTTTATCAAATTCAAGCAGCTTCATTGCCAAGTTG GAACTGATCCAGAAAACAAACAAACTGCTGCAAAAGTTAAG GTGACTGGGTCTGGAGCACACAAGTTTGCGGATTTGTTTATGGAAAAGATTGGTGTAACAGTTGAAAAAGAAGATGAGATGGATTGTTTAGCAGTTGGAGCAAACTTCTTGCTTAAG GTATTCCAAAACGAAGCGTTTACCTTCATAGAGGGCGAAAAAGAAAGTGTTGATATTGACGAGAATGATTTGTTCCCTTATCTTCTTGTGAATATTGGTTCTGGTGTTAGCATACACAAG GTCACAGGAGATGGCACTTCTGAAGCAGTTGATGGAACTCGTATTGGTGGCATTGCTTGTTGGGGGCTCGGGAGGTTGTTGACAAAATGCAAGAG CTTTAATGAAATTGTAGAGTTGAGTAAATACGGAAGCCTTAAAAGAATAGATTTGTTTGTTGAAGACACCTTTGGTGATCAGAAATATGTTGATAAG TCGAATGCACCGCCTGATATGAATATTGGAAGTTTTGGAAAGGCAATATCTGAAAATAGAACACTTGAAGATTGCAAGGCTGAAGATATATCTTTGTCTCTGTTGGAGATGATTTCGCAAAACATTGGGCAG ATTGCCTCCTTGAATGCCCGTATATATGGAATCCAGAGGATCTTTTTTGGAGGATCTTTTATAAAGGACAATACATGTGCCCTGGAGACCCTCTCATCTTCAGTTCATTTCCA AACAAATGGTGAAGCGAAAGCAATGTTTTTACAGCATGAAGGATTTGTAGGAGCGGTAGGTGCGCTCATGAGATATGAGAATAAGCATGGCCTTCTTATTAAGGATGAATCACAAAATGTGGACACTACCTTATAG
- the LOC113291578 gene encoding plastocyanin-like: MATMTSAAVSVPSFTGLKAGASTRVATVKVSVAPAPMAGIRASFKEVGIAVAATAASALLASNALAVDILLGSDDGGLAFVPNNFTVAAGEKITFKNNAGFPHNIVFDEDEIPAGVDASKISMSDEDLLNAPGETYSVTLSEKGTYSFYCSPHQGAGMVGKVTVN; this comes from the coding sequence ATGGCCACCATGACCTCTGCCGCAGTTTCCGTTCCCTCATTTACAGGTTTGAAAGCTGGTGCCAGCACCAGAGTAGCCACCGTCAAGGTGTCCGTTGCTCCTGCTCCCATGGCCGGTATCAGGGCATCATTCAAAGAGGTTGGAATCGCTGTTGCTGCAACTGCTGCAAGCGCATTGCTCGCAAGCAACGCTTTGGCAGTCGATATCTTGCTCGGAAGTGACGATGGTGGTTTGGCATTTGTTCCCAACAACTTCACTGTTGCTGCTGGTGAGAAGATCACCTTCAAGAACAACGCAGGTTTCCCTCACAATATTGTATTCGACGAGGATGAAATTCCTGCTGGAGTTGATGCTTCCAAAATCTCCATGAGTGATGAAGATCTTTTGAACGCACCTGGGGAAACTTATAGTGTAACCTTGAGTGAGAAAGGTACTTACAGTTTCTACTGCTCACCTCACCAAggtgctggcatggttggaaaaGTAACCGTCAACTAA
- the LOC113291585 gene encoding uncharacterized protein LOC113291585, which yields METLSASATVVSSSSSTLPIFSPKKTNLLARFLRFPVASKGNENEPDLQSDSTGSNNTPLFNDRLSFSPLSKDAAMGLVLSAANCRGWTTGSGMEGPPVPVDTDSGRISTFPWSLFTKSPRRRMRVAFTCNICGQRTTRAINPHAYTDGTVFVQCCGCNVFHKLVDNLNLFHEMKCYVSSSFNPNGDMNFKYLDMDGDDGADGADDDFFSGL from the exons ATGGAAACCCTAAGTGCTTCTGCAACTGTAGTTTCTTCATCGTCATCTACTCTCCCCATCTTCTCCCCAAAGAAGACAAATCTCTTGGCACGATTTCTCCGATTCCCCGTAGCTTCAAAAG GCAATGAAAATGAACCCGATCTTCAGTCTGATTCAACTGGTTCCAATAACACTCCTCTTTTTAACGATCGCCTTTCCTTTTCCCCTTTATCGAAG GATGCGGCTATGGGTTTGGTTCTAAGTGCTGCGAATTGCCGTGGTTGGACAACTGGTTCTGGAATGGAAGGTCCACCGGTTCCTGTTGATACTGATTCTGGTAGGATCTCAACATTCCCTTGGTCTCTTTTCACTAAATCACCTCGTCGAAGAATGCGCGTAGCTTTCACTTGTAATATTTGTGGTCAACGTACTACTCGTGCTATCAATCCTCATGCCTACACTGATGGTACAGTCTTCGTTCAG TGTTGTGGATGCAATGTGTTCCATAAGCTTGTAGACAATTTGAActtgttccatgagatgaagtGCTATGTGAGCTCGAGTTTCAATCCAAATGGAGATATGAACTTCAAGTATCTGGATATGGATGGTGATGACGGTGCTGATGGTGCAGATGATGATTTCTTCTCTGGCTTATGA